A window of Nicotiana sylvestris chromosome 8, ASM39365v2, whole genome shotgun sequence genomic DNA:
CAGTTATGTGCATGTAATTTCTAACTACAACCCATTTCTCACTCTCAAGGATATCGAACCCACAAAGCATTTTCTTTATGATCGAGAAATCCGTCTGGAGCCAACCGTTAAAAACCAACAGCAACCTTCGAAACACGGGGATAATGGGCTCTCCCTTTATCATTCTCCCTTAAAAAACAGGTTTAGTTCGCATGGCGCAGGGCTCGAGGGCACAAGTACCTCAACTTTCACCACTTGAACTAAGCCCTGGGCAGTGGGGTTCGAACCCACAAAGCATTTAAGCATAGTGAAAGCAACCAATTCAAGCATCAATTAAGTCTCAATCTCAAACTAGTTGGGTCCAGTAAATGAATCCTCTTTTCCGCTCATAATTACTCCCTCTATTCCAGTTTATATGGCAACGTTAGAAAAGTAACTTTCTAAATTTGAGAACAATTTAACTTAATCTTCTCATTTAACCTTAACGAGAGTTTTTATAACTCACATAAATACATATGGATTGGATTAGACTACAAATTTCAAAAGTGTTCCCCAATATTAGCGAACTACTTTTACGGGATAATACAACAACAACGATCCAGTATAAtaccacaagtgaggtctggggagggtaatatgtagtagagaggctgtttccaggtgACCCTCGTAAGTATTTAAAGAAATGGGTATATCAATTAGTTGCAAAAAGCATGCTAATGTTACCTTGTTGAAGAAGATCTGACCACTAGAGAGGGCAATATAGAGAAGTATGTATACATAAGTTACGACCCCTTCGCTCATCAATTTTCTCTGCCGATCCGCCATAATTTAGTCAACACGTAGAGTGGTTGTAGTGGGACTTTGGTGTATTTAAACTGTTCGAAGAAATGACAAAGTGAAAGAACGAAGAGGAAGATATTTTGGTAATGGTAGCTGGATCCGTTGCTTGTTTTCCCAGTTTCCTATTGCCCTCCATTGCTGCATTTATTATTAATTAAGTATAATATGCGTAAAGGACACACTTAATTAGTAAGCCAAATAGCCAAATAGATAAGCAAGGGATTGtattgggagaaattcaaaaatagccatatttacaacgggtcgttcaaaaataacatagtttcaaaagtaatcgaaatttaaccactttttatgtaaagataaatttgagcgaaaacactattgaaaatccggaaaatacgtcagtatatacttgaactccagcatattatactggagttccagcaagtataccagtccagcataatataatggagttTCGATCACTGTTGCTCCAGtctccggtatattatactggaaccagcaaagtatactggtcTAGCAAAATATgatggagttcatacacaggtgcaccaaactccagtatattatgctggaccggtctctgttgcagcaaaatagtggctatttttcattgacttggtaaacgctgactatttttgaatgaccagtccgaaaactggctataccatgCTATTTTTACGATTGTATTCCCGGCCATTAATTTTACGTGGAAATGGTATCACGTAGCCACTTTTAAGtatgttatttaaaatatatttacagtttataatatatttaaagaTTAGTCAACTCGTTCAAACTTCAGGACACAACATCCTAAAGTGTAAATCTCAAATTTCAAACTTCAAGACATTGTTTACTAAAATTCGAAAATAATGTCCAGAAATTCGAATCTTAtgtcctgaattttaaattagcagctcaaaaatTCATAATAGTTAGTATTAAAGTTTGCGTGAATTGTCTAATTTTTGAAATACATTATAAATTGTGGATATATTTTAGACAAATGGCTTAAAATGACTACCGGTGCACTTCGCCCTAATTTTACAAGGTTTGATTCAGATATTTAACATGTCCAAAGCTCTACTTTAAACCTTTCTAGCATTAAAAAAATATGGCTAAACTTGGCAAAATGTGTGAATACAATTCCGTTTACTTGATTTTCTCTTCCTCCTTCAAATATAGGGAAATTACTGGCTATGTCCGTTTATAAGTAGTTTATTATAAAAATTAGTTAATTCattaaatattactaatattagccaagtGTTATCAATATtggccaattagctatttgtagccaaAAAGATTAagattttgctttcttttgagtgggtATTATTAGAATAAACTTTTACATGTTAAGAAGTTTGAATCtcggttttgggatgatttggtggagTTTAAGGTTGTTtcaattgaaaattcgaagtagaaCATGAAACAtgaaaaaatgatatgtgtatcacactgtaTATCATTTGTGAATAACATATGTATGATATTTGTATCAAATGCATATCACATGTATACATGTgtgtgatacatgtgtcgcaaaAGAATattttgaactcgattttaactacgaattttTATACCAAATTAGtacaaatcacctccaatctttctcaaaatttgtatattgactcatctatatgctttcaatgaatttcaactataccatTGAAAAAGGttcttttttgcttagatttttgaaattttgtatatatatttttttgtatttcatcaccttttttgctacctcatccatgaaattttctttccgtcttgcatctaatgttgttgatcacgcttaaaaatatgggaGGAGATTTTTGCGTGTGATTCTTGGAGGaaaagaaccttatttatttggcAATTTTGGTAAGTCTATAATTAGTGGCTTGAGGTTGGTAAGTTGGAACTTATTTGAAATATTTATGTAAGATTTACTTAAATATACATAAGTAAAGTTAGTTCCTTAAGTTGCACAATAGGCAAGAATGGAAATTAAAATTGGTAGCCGCTTTCAAGTACGTACATATAATTGTGCATTATCAATTCTTTTAATATATAACTTCCAATTAGGGTGTTCATAGTTCCGTTTGGATCggttttccctaaaaagaaaccaaaccaagtaagtcggtttttcaaatattagaaccaaaacaattaagtcggtttttccttgattcggtttatgtcgggttTTGTTGGgttttcggttttttcggttatttgtcagttttttcttaaatataagatatacgctaccaaacacatattccgccgaccacattttcaacgtaacactatcaaatcaatttccCTTTGAGAAATcgattatttaccaagatatattgatgataatttaatcaaatagtgatgaataatttaaggactcaattaaaaatatattatttttaatacgaaatggattcttacacttaacaaaagaaaactaccaatcaaactagaatgtaaaggtaaagaactatacTAGAAGTGCAAACTATTAATATTTACCATcaattttttgaaactttgtataaaaatatacatatataagggaaaaatgcataagtacccccccCCCCGGACCTATACCCGGATttccaactacacactttttctttgcgggaatcctattacccccctaaacttattttaaatggaactatttgcacccttaacgttgacaaccaaactcttggcaagtggtgagctacacgcgccccacatgtatttttaatactttttttattctttcttctttttattatccttttttcttatttcttattattctcatttttttggttatttcatactctttctttttgttttggtcaccgACGGCATAAAATGGTGGTCATCGGAATTTCACAAACACCATTTTTTCGGCGAATTTTTTTTTTCCGGCGATAGATTTTTATCTCGATCTAAGTGTGTTTTGttttatataaatttttcttgaaagtgtaatttatgagtgggaggaagagcaaaagaaataaaaacgaatataAGCTGAGAAAACTTTTTCCAGTTAAAATTTCAATACGTTATTTTTTTTCCGGCATGAGaaggttttccgatgatgaattccccccccccccaaatatgaatgtattttgctttgcttatgaatagatctttttgagaATTTAATTTGTGTGTGtaaagaaaaaatagaagaaaaacagttagacaaagtcgccggtgaatgaatatccgccggaactagagaagaaacgaaaaaaaaaaaagacaaagaaaaaggaaaagaaaaaaagtaagaaaaaatggtaaaaaagaataaaaaataatctgaaaATCATTTTTTCTTGCTTCTCACTCTCTTTTGGGAGAGTGAAATATACACACTCTGCCACGTCAgcgttaagggtgcaaataatttcatttaaaataagtttaggggggtaataggattcccgcaaagaaaaagttTGTAGTTGGAAATCCGGGTATAGGTCGgaggtacttatgcattttccctatatataagtgtaataataaatttgaaataactaatcctatagtcggtttggttcggtttttttctgattaaaaccaaaaccaaaccaaatttgatcggtttttaaaattcaaaaccaaaaccaaactaaaccgaaccaaaccaaaaagtatggTTTTTTTGGTCGGATTGGTTCGGGTTTTCGAGTTTTTATGAACACCTCTACTTCCAATTGAGCATAtgttgttttttcaaaaatatattgATATTTTGGGTCTAGTGATTAGCTTCAGATTTCAACAGAGACCAAAAAAAAGTTTAGTGATTCTTTTTTATACAAATAATAAAAGGCTTATCTCTTTATAATTTTGatgaatttaaaattttaatttagtaAAAAAATTACATTATTTAAACTATCAGTAACTTACAAATTGAGAAAATTAATCAAATATTATAGTAGAAAAAAATGACGAAAAGAGGGATAAGGATAATTTTATCATAGTtatattttgaattaattaaaaaataaacgaTAAATAAATAACTCTtagaaatattatttataaatttagaGAAGCCTGATATCCATCGTAGAAATGGAAGGTCACGAGTAATTGGTAACCTAAAGAGCTGAGAATATACTTATATCTACTCGATACTTGTTTATTTACCTATAATTCAGTGGTAAATGTACATATAAAACGCATGTTAAATTCATCAATTTAATATTAACACGGAATACAAATAAGTAATTTTTCCTAAACAAATTATATATGAAATTAGAGCCGTCAAAATGGGCTTGGCCCGTGCGGCTAGCCCAACCCAGCCCGCTATTTAGGTGGGGCTGGGTTGGGATTTTTTTAACCCATTTAAAGCTGAGGCTTATAAGCCCGGCCCAAGTCAGCCCGCTGACCCTTGAGACTTGACCGAGATTGGGCCTGGGCCGGCCCGTGagccaaaaattaattaaattcaaatttaaatatataaaaaaattaaaaactaaaaaatattaattatatataatcCCCATTTTCCAATCTTAGATTGTTCATTTACACTTCCATATCAActagaatttatatttttagatgcATGTAGTATGACAAgattaatttttcttttgcttaactaACAACGAACTAAGAAAGTTTTAAGTGGCcaataataatttttttcaacAGAAAATATTACTTTAAGTGGCTAATAATCAGTTTGGTTACTTTAATATATTAGTAATTATTAAATTGCTCTTCAGTATAGAAAAAGGTCAAGTTTTAATCCTCaaagaaaattgacaacactagcaaatttcatgatttttaaaattttatggacTATAATGATTAAATCAACAAATAATGTTAAACCTAAATTAAAAACCCTTAACATATAAACTTATTGATGCAATTCCTGAACCTaaggaaagtaaaagaaaagtattaaaaaaatattcatgtaacgttaaaaaaaaaagagctagAGATATAGAGAATTTGCATTTTAATTACgagatttgaaaaaatatttttttctaaaaaaattgaaGAACCGATCTGCCCTAGCCCGCGACTCTCTTAGGACTGAGCTGACCATTTTAAGGCCCATATAGATAGAGGACCGATCCGCCCTAACCCACTAAATTTAAAAGCTCACAAGGTTTGGGCTGGGTTGGACTGGACTAACCCATTTTGACAGCTCTAATGAAAGGTGAAACAAACTTCATTATTCCAAATAAGTTATATGCTAATACTTTAAAATTGGTTGACATCATTGCTCCTATAATTGGCCAAGTTATTGTCCCAAGACATCTACAACCTTTGCACTATTTCTtacaccaaaaaaaaatattccttttatattcttctctctcttctatattatattattttctttataaaacaaattccttatttttcttttctatatatTTATCCCATATAAATTCATATTTCTTTCTTGTATAACCATTTAACATAAATTTATTTTATAcctttaatttttaaataaatataaattataaGCAAATATTATACATTATACATATTAATGTATAATTCAAATAAAAATGAAATCATTGATAAGATTCAAATCGGTAATTTTCTCATCCCATTATgttatttaatatatttttaatttaatctaTGTCAGTCGctatttattaaatatttatttttatgataATCAACGAACATTGTATTATTTATTAACAACATATTATATTTCAGTTTTgcacttttcattttttttatggtTATTAACAACTATATATGACGACTGACGAGGCATCTCAAttagaaatatttttttaaataccaAAAAGATTCACCACTAGTtccaaattttttatttattaaaacctGGACGAGTTTATTCTATATTTTTGTTCAGTGCACCACAAGATAGTataccaaaaaatattttcttttaaaccAAAAATTCATCTCTATGTTGTTTGAAACAATATATATTCAAAGCCATAAAATGTATTGGTAAGCGTGCCAATTTAGATGAGATATGTGTTGAACATTGACTTTAAAATTTTTTTGATTTCTCACCCGGTATCCGGTATCCCATTGGGGCCCGACTAATCCGGATTTGCGCCTGGGAAGTCCCACATTGGAAGGTAAAGCACTCCCTAACAAAAGCGATTTCATACTCAAGACTCAAACTCGAGACCACTGGTTAAGGACGAAGGAGTACTTACCACTCCACCACAACCGATGACGTTAAATCTTTAAATCAACACATGTTTGATGTCTCTCCTATAGAAGAGGCATGACATGTTTTTTTCAACTGCCTAACCAACTTGCATACTGTGAGCTCAATTTAAGAGTGGCTGATGTAGCTTTTGGTTACAGATCCAATCGAATTCAGTATTTTCGATAtagaatataaatatatatttgagaaatcatataattttaaaaaatattaaatctAAAAATTTTATAATATCAAAAATAAGGTGAATTCAATGTTAAAATTTGTAAAGATCGAACTCATCAAGCTCGCAATGAAAGCTTAGACAAATGAAAAgaattagctaaagtgttttgCATCCACTAAATTTAAACTttgattttttatgattttcatttcACTTCATTGACGATTAAATCACATGTTTACCTTTCAGCGGTCTTCTTTCACTAGAATACGActcttatagcctgtttggtcaAGTTTCTCCGAgtccaaaaatatattttttttcaaagttgaagtgtttggccaatcttttagaacaaaaaaaagtgcttttgggtaGAAGCACAAATAGTTTTggagaagcaaaaaaaaatagtttctacctagaagcatttttttgaaagtatttttgagaaaaatacatttagaaacactttttaaaagtttggccaaacataaattactgctcagaagtgcttttcaaattaattagtcaaacacaaactgtttcttaccaaaaatacttttgagaaaaaacgcttttcaaaataagctgattttagaagttTGGTCAAACATGCTATTAATCCTCATACTACCTTTTTTCTTAACACTGAAATACTCTACTAAAGGGAGTTTTGGAGTAACGATAAAATTATTTTCGTGTAAATTATAGGTTACGGGTTCGAACCGTTGAGTCGGCCACTAATATTTATATTAGGGTGGGTTGCCTATATTACACCATCTTAGGTTGCAACCATTTCTCGGATCCTGCATGAACACGGAAAGTACTATTCTTGTTTATCCTCCTTTAGTCAAAGAACGTGGCATAGAATTATATGACAAAAAGCCAAAAGAGTTTATATCCCAATAAACTACAAATATATAAGTTCAAAGATGTCTTAATTATATTAAAGATTAACATTTTGGAAAATTATTGAAGAGATGATAAATTATTGAAAGCACAAAAAAAGGCTAATAGAGAGCCACTCATCTATTTTCTAAACGGATGTGGTTTAAATTGTGGTTTTGAATGCTCCCATCCAAATACTCATCCTCAATTTGTGAACTCTATCTTCTTCTATCGCCCACTCTCTTTGTCTTCTTCCTAATTCTTATTTAATTGGTTTCTTCCCATCAACTTTGTCAGTTTATTCTTGGTTTTTTCTCTATCTTTTATCAACTATTCCCTCAGCTAGTTCACTCTTCTCCATTGTTTTGGAGTCCAAGGTCTGCTTCTACTAcctttcaaactatttctttcttctctcttctcaagAATCTTGGGTTTGCTATGTTACTAGCTTGTAGCTCATGAGTTATATTTACTGCATGCATGTTTGAAACTTGCTGGTTCAGTGTAGGGCAGGCCGATGCACAAAGCATCTCTTGTTTACGCATGGTCTCGGGTAGGTATGCATGCCAAGAGAtgtgatgtaggcagcctacCCTGATCAGTGGATGATTTcacggctcgaactcgtgacTTATAGGTTCCAAAAggtgtgatgtaggcagcctacCTTGATCAGTGGTTGATTTCACGGCTTGAACTTGTGACTTATAGGTCACATGGAGATAACTTTACCGTTGTTCCAAGGCTCCTCTCGGTGGGACATGCATATTTGAAATTTGTTGGTTCAACGTAGGTCAGCCAAGTGCACGAAGCATCCCGCGTTTACGCAGGATCCGTGAAAGAGTCGTACCTCAAAgggtgtgatgtaggcagcctacCCTACCCTGATGCAAGCATCAGTGGCTTAACCTATAGGTTACGCGGAAACAACTTTATCGTTGCTCCAAAACTCTATGCATGTTTGAAACTTGTTGTTTCAATGTAAGAATAAGAAATTAAATACAGATGTTTAAAATTTAAACTTGACGAGTTCAATCTCTTAAAGTTCATATGATTGAATTTAATATTTGGTGAAATTTAGTAGCTTTTCACATGTATTATATTTAATTTATGCTCTGCGTCTGATTAGTTGAACTAGTAAAGTAGGCTCCATGCATACACCTCTGGTTCAATAACTTGATCTTTTTGTTCAAGATAGATAGAAAGTACCCCACAAACCCAATTTCCTACTAGATATCATTTATctttattcttcttttctcttaTTCAAGtgctttttattttttcctgcAAGATTATTTCTTTCTCACTGTTTCATGTTTTTTCCAAGTATGTGAGATGTTACAACTATTGTAACCCCCATAATGGGCGGAGCTAAGGGGCGCAAGGGGGTTTATCCGAATCCCTTTGCAgcaaaattacactgtatatacaCGGTCAAAGTTATGTTCATGTATATATAGTAGATATTGAATCCTAGTTAGCTTTTTCGTGTCgttacttctttatattttttgacaTAATTCATATCTGGGATCTGATTAATGTCATGTTCTGTATTACCTCAAGATTATTGGAAGGGGAGCATAAAACAAGTACAAGATGGGGGAGGTTACCAATGTCATGGAATACGAAGAAATCGCCAAGCAAAAGTTACCAAAAATGGTGTTTGACTACTATGCATCTGGAGCAGAGGACCAATGGACGCTAGCTGAGAACAGAAATGCCTTTTCAAGAATTCTGTAAGCTATTTTTAGGCATCTGTGACCTAAATTGGCAAGACAAAAGATCAGTAATTACATAACTTTATCCGCTATAACAGTAAAGTTAGTAACATTATTGATATGATGGGTAAAGTTCAGTTACTTTAGTGTGACAGAAAATAGTTTTGTGACTTTACTTATATAATAGATGACGTTCAGTGAAATTAACCCCTAGAGATCATTTAGGATGAGTTCCTGGCTGTAGTCCTTTATCGACATATCTGTTTATTCATGAGCTATTCTTTCTCTGTATATGCAGGTTTAGGCCCCGTATTCTTATTGATGTTAGCAAGATTGACTTAAGCACAACAGTGCTCGGCTTCAAGATTTCGATGCCTATCATGATTGCACCAACAGCCATGCAGAAAATGGCCCATCCTGAAGGTATACGATGATACCTACGGATTAGTTTTTAATCCTTGATTAAGGTTGCGATATTAGTTCTTTTAGTGAAAATATGGAATTGTTTCATCATAAGTAATGTATTTGAGCTCAATGAACAGAATGTTTAATGACTAAACTAGTGGACTATTTCATGTAAGACTTGATGCATATAGGATCGAGACATTTGATCTGTATTGCATTTAGAATGATGTATATACCATTTTTATGTATAATGTTCAAAATCTTTTTTTAAGGCTTTAATTCTTATGTGATTCTAAATCTAGAAAAAAGAACTACTAAAGGTTTTATATCTGATACTTTTGGTTGATTATATGTAGGCGAGTATGCTACAGCAAGAGCAGCATCAGCCGCAGGAACAATTATGGTTAGTCTGTCTTGGTctatcaagtaggactttaaatAATAACAAGTTGAAAATGCAGTTTGAGTTTTTCTAATTTGTTACGTCATCACAGCCAACGTCGTTCCTTCTACTACTGCTTTTAAGATGCATGAGTCAACTTTTAGTTTGCATTCATTATACTAGTATTTACTTCTATCAAAGAACTTCTGTGATTACCATACCAGAGGAGGAAgacgaaaagaaaagaaagttattGTGACTTATCATATTTATTTCACTTTGTTGATGATCACAAATTTGTGTCACAGACATTGTCATCTTGGGCAACTTCTAGCGTCGAGGAGGTTGCTTCAACAGGACCTGGTATCCGTTTTTTCCAGCTCTACGTAAGCATGAATTTGCAGTTATACGAATATCAGAATTATAGATGCATTACTACGCTAAACGTATATATAATGTGCCAAATATTCAGGTCTATAAGGACAGAAATGTTGTTGCTCAGCTAGTGAGAAGAGCTGAAAGGGCAGGTTTTAAGGCTATAGCTCTTACTGTTGATACCCCAAGGTTGGGACGTCGAGAAGCTGATATTAAGAACAGGTGCATAATCCAATTGTGTAATTGTAACACCTATCTTGTCAGCTAAGGGGAGCCTTGGCaaaactggtaaagttgctgccatgtgaccaggaggtcacgggttcgagccgtggaaacagcctcttacagaaatgcagggtaaggctgcgtacgatagacccttgtggtccggcccttcctcggaccccgcgcatagcggcaACTTAGTGCATCGGGCTGCCCATCTTGTCAGCTAAGGAGCTAAGCTGCATAAGCTAATTTTCTGTCCACCCATGTGCAGATTTACTTTGCCACCATTTTTGACTTTGAAAAACTTTGAAGGATTGGACCTCGGCAAGATGGACGAAGTGAGTGGAAAATGGAGTTCATTTTAATCCGTAGTTGTAAACAATTTTCTAAGCTTTTCATGTGTCATCTTAACAAATTTCTGGTTGCAGGCTAATGACTCTGGATTAGCTTCATATGTCGCTGGACAAATTGATCGTTCGTTGAGTTGGAAGGTATAATAACATCCTTAACATCTAAACCTACATATACCATATTACTCAATTGCAGTATCAGATATAAAAAATTCTCTCTGAATATGGACAGGATGTTCAGTGGCTCCAGACAATTACTTCATTGCCAATCCTCGTAAAGGGTGTACTTACTGCGGAGGATGGTAACATCATAACACTCTTAATAATTTCTCATCTGTTATTCGATTCAATACCCGTGCATTATTGGTGAAACACTTTTTTTTTACCTTGGACCTGCAGCTAGGATTGCAGTTCAGGCTGGAGCAGCTGGTATTATTGTGTCGAACCATGGTGCTCGCCAACTCGACTATGTCCCCGCCACTATCATGGCTCTTGAAGAGGTATTTAACTTGTTTCTACCTTACTGTTTATTGTTTTGGTTTCTCTGTTTGTCCTCTGGAATTTGT
This region includes:
- the LOC104232443 gene encoding glycolate oxidase, whose translation is MGEVTNVMEYEEIAKQKLPKMVFDYYASGAEDQWTLAENRNAFSRILFRPRILIDVSKIDLSTTVLGFKISMPIMIAPTAMQKMAHPEGEYATARAASAAGTIMTLSSWATSSVEEVASTGPGIRFFQLYVYKDRNVVAQLVRRAERAGFKAIALTVDTPRLGRREADIKNRFTLPPFLTLKNFEGLDLGKMDEANDSGLASYVAGQIDRSLSWKDVQWLQTITSLPILVKGVLTAEDARIAVQAGAAGIIVSNHGARQLDYVPATIMALEEVVKAAQGRIPVFLDGGVRRGTDVFKALALGASGVFIGRPVVFSLAAEGEAGIRKVLQMMRDEFELTMALSGCRSLKEITRNHIVADWDAPRAALPAPRL